In the Haloferula helveola genome, one interval contains:
- a CDS encoding sialate O-acetylesterase, producing MERPFEVWGDAEPGADVTVALGKNEISGKAGDQGKWRVTMPSLPASDAAAVLKVTSGGESVALEDILVGQVWLCSGQSNMDFPLGRAVGGAEEAKTAGEVPTIRLLNLTAVPTGGRAYTDAEVDRLTPGRCFQGEWKVATEASAREFSAVGWWAGKVIHATAGVPVGLIDNSVGGSGAEAWLPTETLEARNEYAELLKPSWIESERIGAWARGRAQLNLAGRDAKHPFTPGFLYESGVRWWRGFPFTGVLWYQGETNAAVHDDAWNERLITDLVEGWRAQLGQAELPFHMVQLPRIGGNDPSRKWWPEFRGVQSRAAAKMDHVELIETKDLGWDSPDVHPPDKKPVGQRLGRSAAGLDG from the coding sequence ATGGAGAGGCCGTTCGAGGTTTGGGGAGATGCGGAGCCGGGAGCGGACGTCACGGTGGCTTTGGGAAAGAACGAGATTTCGGGGAAGGCGGGTGACCAAGGCAAGTGGCGGGTCACGATGCCGTCGCTTCCGGCCAGTGATGCGGCTGCCGTTCTCAAGGTCACCTCCGGGGGCGAATCGGTGGCTCTCGAAGACATCCTCGTAGGTCAGGTATGGCTGTGCTCCGGCCAGTCGAACATGGATTTTCCGCTGGGCCGTGCGGTGGGCGGCGCGGAGGAAGCGAAGACGGCAGGGGAGGTCCCGACGATCCGTCTGCTCAACCTGACCGCGGTTCCGACGGGTGGTCGTGCGTATACCGATGCCGAGGTGGATCGCCTGACCCCCGGGCGTTGCTTTCAAGGCGAGTGGAAGGTTGCGACGGAAGCTTCGGCTCGCGAGTTTTCGGCGGTCGGCTGGTGGGCGGGAAAGGTGATCCATGCCACCGCCGGTGTGCCGGTCGGGCTGATCGACAATTCGGTGGGCGGAAGTGGCGCGGAGGCGTGGCTGCCGACAGAGACGCTCGAAGCCCGCAACGAGTATGCGGAACTACTGAAACCGTCGTGGATCGAGTCGGAGAGGATCGGCGCATGGGCACGGGGGCGGGCCCAACTCAATCTCGCGGGCCGGGACGCGAAGCATCCTTTCACCCCGGGATTCCTCTACGAAAGCGGTGTCCGTTGGTGGCGCGGTTTTCCCTTCACCGGGGTGCTCTGGTATCAGGGCGAGACCAATGCGGCGGTCCACGACGATGCGTGGAACGAACGTCTGATCACGGATCTGGTCGAAGGCTGGCGCGCGCAACTCGGACAAGCGGAATTGCCCTTTCACATGGTCCAGTTGCCGCGGATCGGGGGCAACGACCCGAGCCGCAAGTGGTGGCCGGAGTTTCGCGGAGTCCAGTCCCGGGCCGCTGCGAAGATGGACCATGTGGAGTTGATCGAGACCAAGGATCTCGGTTGGGATAGCCCGGATGTGCATCCGCCCGACAAGAAACCCGTCGGCCAGCGGCTCGGACGGTCGGCTGCCGGACTGGATGGATGA